In a single window of the Enoplosus armatus isolate fEnoArm2 chromosome 15, fEnoArm2.hap1, whole genome shotgun sequence genome:
- the msh4 gene encoding mutS protein homolog 4, with protein MFRSSTEEVTTGGDTSECGHWGVSPMDRSGSSHQSLDEGSTSSSHGPSLPPVASGQFHRSFRLGRTNSSILVSTSTSDSSPLHSHGGTPRLRRTLGSAGATGSHPARTPLTDPAATSCSSVTTTSGASVVVAVVEGRGLARGEIGMASLNLKCPELILSQFADTGTYAKVITKIHILVPLEILMPDTASEKGKGTKLFNLITENFPGVAFTAIQRKYFNERKGLEYIQQLCAPEFGTVLMEVQAKYYCLAAAAALLKYLEFIQNSVYAAKSLKVSFKGSEQTAMIDSASASNLELVVNNRDHRSEHSLLGVLNHTKTPGGARRLRSNILEPLVDVDTINIRLDTIQELLQDEELFFGLKNAIGHFLDIDQLLSVLVQIPKQETVQVAEAKITHIIQLKHTLDLVPRLRMVLKNCNTALLKAYSTSLEDNRFDMILEQIKTVINDDTTYLKGSLNMRAQKCYAVRPNINEFLDIARRAYTEIVDDIAGLVNQMGEKYGLPMRTSFSTVRGFFIQMKLEGVVLPEGKLPPDFIKVTKHKNSYGFTTADLMKMNDRCDEALREIFHMSYVVICQLLSTVHVHIHCLYKLSDAVSMLDMLLSLANACTISDYVRPEFTDTLAIKQGRHPILERMAGQQPVSNNSYISEGSNFVIITGPNMSGKSTYLKQVALCQIMAQIGSFVPAEYASFRVADQIFTRIGVDDDFETNSSTFMLEMKEISYIIHNVSDRSLIIIDELGRGTSAEEGIGICHSVCEFLLSLKAFTLFATHFLELCQLESLYPNVENQHMEVQHTRRVDTGAESVVYTYLLNRGCSEERHYGLRAAEMTALPSNIIQEAKTIASKVSQQLLAKHHSDPETQRQRAVYHLATRLLQTARNSRLDPDSLRMYLKGLKKQYEAELQAAGQPTSIDTEEE; from the exons ATGTTTcgcagcagcacagaggaggtGACAACCGGCGGTGACACCTCGGAATGTGGACACTGGGGGGTGTCCCCGATGGACAGAAGCGGTTCATCCCACCAAAGTTTAGACGAAGGCAGTACGAGCTCCAGCCATGGTCCATCCCTCCCCCCAGTGGCCTCAG GTCAGTTTCATCGCAGCTTCAGGTTAGGCAGGACAAATTCATCCATCCTTGTATCTACTAGTACCTCGGACAGCTCCCCCCTCCACAGCCATGGAGGAACGCCAAGACTCAGGAGGACCCTGGGGTCTGCTGGGGCCACAGGCTCACATCCTGCACGGACCCCACTGACTGATCCCGCCG CAACAAGTTGCTCCTCTGTGACCACAACCTCTGGTGCCTCGGTGGTTGTGGCGGTGGTTGAAGGCCGTGGTTTGGCCAGGGGAGAGATTGGCATGGCTAGTCTCAACTTGAAATGTCCAGAGCTTATATTGTCTCAGTTTGCAGACACTGGGACATATGCCAAG GTCATAACCAAGATTCACATCTTGGTGCCACTGGAAATACTGATGCCAGACACAGCCAGTGAGAAGGGGAAAGGGACAAAGCTGTTCAACCTCATCACAGAGAACTTCCCG ggaGTAGCTTTCACTGCTATCCAAAGGAAGTATTTCAATGAGAGGAAAGGACTGGAGTACATTCAGCAGCTGTGTGCTCCAGAATTTGGCACTGTCCTCATGGAAGTGCAAGCTAA GTATTATTgcctagcagcagcagctgctttgcTGAAATATTTAGAGTTCATCCAGAACTCTGTCTACGCTGCCAAGTCTCTCAAAGTGAGCTTTAAAGGGAGTGAACAGACGGCAATGATTGACTCAGCGTCTGCCTCTAACTTGGAGTTGGTGGTCAATAATAGAGACCACAG GAGTGAACACAGTCTTTTAGGGGTACTTAACCACACCAAAACACCTGGTGGTGCTAGGAGGTTGCGCTCCAATATTCTGGAGCCTCTGGTTGATGTAGACACCATCAACATACGCTTGGACACCATacaagagctgctgcaggatgaGGAGCTCTTCTTTGGCCTGAAGAATG CCATAGGTCATTTCCTTGACATTGACCAGCTGCTCTCTGTTCTTGTCCAAATCCCAAAGCAGGAAACA GTTCAGGTTGCTGAAGCAAAAATTACACACATCattcagctgaaacacacattgGATCTGGTGCCACGGTTAAgg ATGGTGTTGAAGAACTGCAACACAGCCCTGCTCAAGGCATACAGCACCTCACTGGAAGACAACAG GTTTGACATGATCCTAGAGCAGATCAAGACAGTGATTAATGATGATACCACCTACCTGAAGGGGAGCCTGAACATGCGCGCACAAAAGTGTTACGCTGTCCGCCCAAACATCAATGAGTTCCTCGACATTGCTCGCAGAGCTTACACGGAGATAGTGGACGACATTGCAG GGCTAGTGAACCAGATGGGGGAGAAATATGGTTTGCCAATGCGTACCAGCTTCAGCACAGTACGAGGTTTCTTCATCCAGATGAAGCTTGAAGGAGTGGTCTTGCCTGAAGGGAAACTCCCCCCAGACTTTATCAAG GTAACCAAGCACAAGAACAGCTATGGCTTCACTACTGCAGACCTGATGAAGATGAATGACCGCTGTGATGAGGCCCTGAGGGAGATCTTTCACATGTCCTATGT TGTGATATGTCAACTGCTGAGCACCGTCCACGTGCACATCCACTGCCTTTACAAGCTCTCTGATGCTGTATCCATGCTGGACATGTTGCTGTCTCTGGCCAATGCATGCACCATCTCAGACTATG TGCGTCCAGAGTTCACAGACACACTGGCCATCAAACAGGGTCGTCACCCCATTCTGGAGCGAATGGCTGGACAGCAGCCGGTGTCGAACAATAGCTACATCTCCGAGGGCAGCAACTTTGTCATCATCACCGGACCCAACATGAGCGGCAAGTCCACCTACCTCAAACAGGTGGCGCTGTGTCAGATCATGGCTCAGATAG GATCTTTTGTCCCTGCTGAGTATGCCTCTTTTCGTGTTGCTGACCAGATTTTCACCAGAATTGGTGTGGATGATGATTTTGAAACCAACTCTTCCACCTTCATGTTGGAAATGAAGGAa ATCTCTTACATAATCCACAACGTAAGTGACAGGTCCCTGATCATCATAGATGAGTTGGGGCGTGGTACCAGTGCTGAGGAGGGCATCGGCATCTGTCACTCCGTTTGTGAGTTCCTCCTTAGCCTCAAG GCGTTCACCCTGTTTGCCACACACTTTCTTGAGCTGTGCCAACTAGAGTCTCTTTATCCCAACGTGGAGAACCAGCACATGGAGGTTCAGCACACACGCAGGGTTGACACTGGTGCTGAGAGCGTGGTGTACACATACTTGCTGAATCGAGGATGCTCTGAAGAAAGACACTACG GtctgagagcagcagaaatgACTGCACTTCCTTCAAACATCATCCAAGAGGCAAAGACGATCGCCTCCAAAGTTAGCCAGCAGCTTTTG GCCAAACATCACAGTGATCCggaaacacagaggcagagagctgTGTACCATCTGGCTACCCGCCTCCTGCAGACTGCCAGGAACTCCAGACTGGACCCAGACAGCTTGCGTATGTATCTGAAGGGCCTGAAGAAGCAGTATGAGGCCGAGCTGCAGGCAGCAGGACAGCCAACGTCCattgacacagaggaggaatga
- the vcpkmt gene encoding protein N-lysine methyltransferase METTL21D, with translation MAADADESHYFVREIEKNDGCTLKVKQCYLGDVGCVVWDAAIVLAKYLETKQFHDPSSGVNVWAGRSVLELGAGTGVVGLMAATLGAQVTVTDLEDLQTLMRLNIQENQALVSSGSITVKVLKWGEDVSDFLPPPHYILMADCIYYEQSVVPLVESLKLLSGPETCIICCYEQRTEGFNPKVERRFFELLQQNFSCEEIPSDKQDPEFSSPDIHILHIRRKV, from the exons ATGGCGGCCGACGCAGATGAGAGTCACTATTTTGTGAGAGAAATTGAGAAAAACGACGGCTGTACCTTAAAAGTGAAGCAGTGCTACTTGGGAGACGTCGGCTGTGTTGTTTGGGATGCAGCTATCGTTCTAGCAAAATATTTGGAGACTAAACAATTTCATGATCCGTCCTCAGGAGTGAACGTCTGGGCTGGCAGGAGTGTGTTGGAGTTAGGAGCTGGAACAGGAGTTGTTGGTCTGATGGCAGCAACACTGGG AGCTCAAGTTACTGTGACAGACCTGGAGGATTTGCAGACCCTCATGAGGCTGAACATCCAGGAAAACCAGGCACTTGTCAGCAGTGGATCAATTACTGTCAAGGTACTGAAATG GGGTGAAGATGTGTCTGACTTCCTGCCTCCCCCACATTATATCCTTATGGCAGATTGCATCTACTATGAGCAG TCTGTTGTTCCACTGGTGGAGAGCTTGAAGCTGCTCTCTGGACCAGAGACCTGCATTATTTGCTGCTATGAGCAACGCACCGAGGGCTTCAACCCAAAAGTGGAAAGGCGTTTTTTTGAG ttGCTGCAACAAAACTTCAGCTGTGAGGAGATCCCTTCAGACAAGCAAGACCCAGAGTTTAGTAGTCCAGACATCCACATCCTGCACATCCGAAGAAAAGTCTGA